From the genome of Fusobacterium varium, one region includes:
- a CDS encoding Adenylate kinase: MNIMLFGAPGAGKGTQAKFLIEKYGIPQISTGDILRAAIKEGTAMGLEAKKFMDEGKLVPDSTIIGIIKDRLSQDDCKKGFILDGFPRTLAQAEALEVLMKEMGIKLDKVISLNVPDELILGRIVGRKVCPVCGASFHIKFNPPKVEGKCDLCGADLITRKDDNEETVTKRLTEYHSQTAPLFDFYQSRGVLVDIDGTKKMEEITKEIFDILG, translated from the coding sequence ATGAATATTATGTTATTTGGAGCACCAGGTGCAGGAAAAGGAACGCAGGCTAAATTCCTTATTGAAAAATATGGAATTCCTCAAATCTCTACTGGAGATATTTTGAGAGCTGCTATAAAAGAAGGAACTGCAATGGGACTTGAAGCAAAAAAATTCATGGATGAAGGGAAATTAGTTCCAGATTCAACAATTATTGGTATCATTAAAGACAGATTATCACAAGATGACTGTAAAAAAGGATTTATACTTGATGGATTCCCAAGAACTTTAGCTCAAGCTGAAGCTTTAGAAGTTTTGATGAAGGAAATGGGAATTAAATTAGATAAAGTCATTTCTCTAAATGTACCAGATGAACTTATACTTGGAAGAATTGTTGGAAGAAAAGTATGTCCAGTATGTGGAGCTTCATTCCATATTAAATTCAATCCTCCAAAAGTAGAAGGAAAATGTGATCTTTGTGGAGCAGATTTAATCACAAGAAAAGATGACAATGAAGAAACTGTAACAAAAAGACTGACTGAATATCATTCTCAGACTGCTCCATTATTTGATTTCTATCAATCAAGAGGTGTACTTGTTGATATAGATGGAACTAAAAAAATGGAAGAGATAACAAAAGAGATATTTGATATTCTAGGATAG